The genomic window ATGGATTGGGCGCTTTGTGGTACTGATTCTTCGCGCAAAACGATACTAAAAGAGTCTACATTTGTACTCATACTTCCGCCATTAGACAAACGTATAACTTCAACACTAATGCTAGCACGGCTCTACGAAGCTCTTAGATCTGGGGCCATACCAGTCATACTCGGGGCAGACGAAGTACGCCTACCTTATGCTGAAACCATAGATTGGCGGCGACTAGCTGTTTTGCTGCCTAAGGCGCGTATTACTGAGCTACATTTCCTTTTGCGGGCAGTGCAAGATGCCGATCTCTTGCAAATGCGACGCCAAGGTCGACTTATTTGGGAGCGCTATCTTAGCTCCGTTCAAGCAACTGTTGACACGGTAATAGCCAGCTTACGTGATCGTCTTGGCATACCGCCACGCCCCGTGCCGCCTGTGGTTGCGCAGAGCGTTTTCAATAATACATTTATACCACTAAAATCTGATCCGCCTGTGGGACTAGATACCGAGCAGGAAGAATCTTTGGGACCAATTGAACCACCTTACCCTAGCCCTGCATACAGACGCAACTACACTATTTTGCGTATGCAATCAGGTGAAGCATGGAATGATTGGGTAAGGGGTTTAACAATAACTAAAACTTAGTTGGATatctcaatatatttttttattatttaggcTGATCCTTTTTACATGTATCCACAATTACCTTTTGATCCTGTGCTGCCGGCAGAAGCGAAATTTCTTGGTTCACACATGGGTTTTCGACCCATAGGAAAGGGCAGTGGCGGAGCAGGTAAAGAGTTCAGCGAAGCACTTGGTGGTAACTATCCACGCGAACAATTTACCATTGTTATACTAACCTATGAGCGTGAACAAGTACTTATGGATTCACTTGGACGTCTTTATGGATTGCCATATCTACACAAAGTTGTTGTTGTGTGGAATTCCCCCAAGCCACCACTTGATGACTTGCGTTGGCCTGATATTGGTGTACCGGTAGCAGTGGTTCGTGCGCCGCGAAATTCTTTAAATAATCGTTTTTTGCCCTTCGATGTCATCGAAACCGAGGCCGTGCTCTCCGTAGACGATGATGCACATTTACGCCACGATGAAATATTATTTGGTTTTAGAGTTTGGCGTGAACATCGCGACCGTGTTGTTGGATTTCCCGGTCGCTTTCTTGCTTGGGACTTAAACTCGAATCGTAACtggaattacaattcaaattACAGTTGCGAGTTGAGCATGGTGCTGACTGGCGCCGCATTCATACATAAATATTACATGTATTTATACACATACCATTTGCCGCAAGCAATACGTGACAAAGTCGATGAGTATATGAATTGTGAAGATATTGCTATGAATTTCTTGATATCGCATATAACGCGTAAGCCACCTGTAAAAGTAACATCACGTTGGACATTCCGTTGTCCAGGCTGTCCAGTGTCGCTAAGCGAAGATGATACGCATTTTCAGGAGCGCCATAAATGCATAAACTTCTTTGTGCAGGTAATATATTCGTCAATGATGTTATGatatatgtaaaatcaaattaaattatttctttatctttttgttAAGGTTTTTGGCTACACACCATTATTAAATACACAATATCGCGCTGATTCGATACTTTTTAAAACGCGTATACCGCACGATAAGCAAAAGtgctttaaatatatataaaaaataattattagaTATAAGTTATAATACAATTAGACGCTATTTTATTAGCACTTAATTTTAGTtaacttttaacttttttatcaagagttatttatatgtatttatgtgcATAGCGTTCTTATGTATATGtggcccggcctatgaaaaggtggcttatgactcaaaaaagaaattgcgagaaacagctgttaaagatgaacaatgcatttcttcagtttcttagtagtttttcttttgcattatgaaaagtcatgcccaaaaggcaaccaAAAAAGGCAAAAGAGCAAAAAATGAGATAAGTTCGTATGTGTATATAAAGAGCGATGCTTTTTTCaatgcaaagcacaaaccagtttctgaccgaaaaAAATCGTGTGAGTGCTCAGATTTAAAAGCAATGCTGAACGAGTAGGACGTGTGTCGCTTGTGAATAATGTCTGTCGAAGAAGAATTTAGCAAGGCTTTTCAAACATATTTCTGTGAAAGGGAAGAGAATGATGATGATTCCTTCGATGATGTTGGTATCAATTACGAGGACGAAGTACAAGCATTGCTTCAAGCTGAAGTGGATGAAAATATCATCTCCagaacacttctaagcaagttaggacattctagttttcaccacgtgaaagagcgtcgcaaaaactatcgaaaccagaaaaaaagtggaaacattttttttttagtcataagccaccttttcataggtcaCATATATGCACTGACTGTTATAAAACAAATTGTAAATTAAATGCTACATGATTATACATATCTTTTAGTGATTATATACTTCTATATTTAAGatatacttacatactttttatttgcaaatacCTGTTCTAAATTATTGTGTCATAATATTATTAGTTTAGTACCTAAGGAAAAGGTagtactttatttatatatgtacttcaTTTCGACGGGCTATATAAAAActaccattttcaaaattttttgcgtTGAATTCCTTtgtagaaaatgtttaaaatgttagttttcgtatggcaTGCCGATTTTTATTATCATGAATTTGTATATCCTTACCTTAATTCACAAAAGCTCTAACCCACAAATTTAAAATTAGAATGCCGCCGGTATGTTAGTCCTTATTCGTATACACATCCAGTACGTACTTTTGTACTTGAGCCTTTGTGAATTGACGGAACGTAACCTTTTATCTGCTTGAAATTAGCATAGTATTTTACCAAAGCAACTTACTATTAAGCCTGTGACTATTTACAACTAAAGTCGAAATGTAAATTTATAATAAGTCTGACTAATTGCACGAACAAAAATAATCTTTAAAGCACTTAGAAGTAATACAAAAACACTCTTAAAATTTCGATGTACGATTTTCGAAATTCATGCATAAGCCCTTACTCCATTAAATAGAAAACGCTTCAAATATTGTGTGAacgtattttattaaatatttcatttgccacattttcatattttctaaatattttttttttttatttcgcattCGTTTTAAACgtgtttgctttaattttattaatttcattaaatttatcattttCTGTTTGGTTTACAATTGTGACTGATTTTGTGAAGGATTTTTTTAGCTTAAACTTAGGCTATACTGCTTACACATCACGCTTCACAATTCtgtgcatttttaaattttcatatataataTAATTTCACTACGATAATCATAGAATCGTACATAATTTGCTTATTTGACAATTTTACTCATATAATATAATGTTTATTATAAAGTCTAATTTAGATTCATTGCCATAAGCGACTAGGTTTGCATATGTATGCGTGTGTGTATATGTTTTGTGTACGTTGAATACAATGGAATATCTTAATTAGTTAATGATCATTattaattatatatttattaGGTTTGTACACTGtataagttataaataaaaatatttgtttaatcaaatttaagcacaaagtaaaaaaa from Eurosta solidaginis isolate ZX-2024a chromosome 3, ASM4086904v1, whole genome shotgun sequence includes these protein-coding regions:
- the botv gene encoding exostosin-3 isoform X1, with translation MSNNDLELNYTLLVDNQHSAGRTCPGGSACSGLGGGGSGNSNTMTFTWFRFQRIYKLMLLILAMLVLWPLFAHRSLLNPVNEVPSTDVHRSRPLLDAYEDFSSMRASDLKMRIEEMLRIKSTVSVELRELESRRQKLQMDIGRYNQKIEDLKQDLLREQTELERLKISVEQAQVAQREAVQRNTPDLALPRTLYPNVLPRNMPAITAAAAMPCEMHNCFDHSRCSLTSGFPVYLYDPDAYNVLRNGYDIDGFLKTTIKQTLGYNTHIVRDPKLACIFLVLVGEAMLENDLLKNNRYAAEEEEHKAAVQISTADLPIDMEKLYSLPYWGGDGRNHILLNLARRDLHSRRTNAFLHQNTMRAIVVQSAFERQQFRTNYDLVVPPILGPPGGDVWQECALMVPARRTYLLTFQGELRPLEKTVKPHPLDDFILDHLDEMSKGATQDQFLLQFQCIPATEQSDEDAFMDWALCGTDSSRKTILKESTFVLILPPLDKRITSTLMLARLYEALRSGAIPVILGADEVRLPYAETIDWRRLAVLLPKARITELHFLLRAVQDADLLQMRRQGRLIWERYLSSVQATVDTVIASLRDRLGIPPRPVPPVVAQSVFNNTFIPLKSDPPVGLDTEQEESLGPIEPPYPSPAYRRNYTILRMQSGEAWNDWADPFYMYPQLPFDPVLPAEAKFLGSHMGFRPIGKGSGGAGKEFSEALGGNYPREQFTIVILTYEREQVLMDSLGRLYGLPYLHKVVVVWNSPKPPLDDLRWPDIGVPVAVVRAPRNSLNNRFLPFDVIETEAVLSVDDDAHLRHDEILFGFRVWREHRDRVVGFPGRFLAWDLNSNRNWNYNSNYSCELSMVLTGAAFIHKYYMYLYTYHLPQAIRDKVDEYMNCEDIAMNFLISHITRKPPVKVTSRWTFRCPGCPVSLSEDDTHFQERHKCINFFVQVFGYTPLLNTQYRADSILFKTRIPHDKQKCFKYI
- the botv gene encoding exostosin-3 isoform X2; translated protein: MRASDLKMRIEEMLRIKSTVSVELRELESRRQKLQMDIGRYNQKIEDLKQDLLREQTELERLKISVEQAQVAQREAVQRNTPDLALPRTLYPNVLPRNMPAITAAAAMPCEMHNCFDHSRCSLTSGFPVYLYDPDAYNVLRNGYDIDGFLKTTIKQTLGYNTHIVRDPKLACIFLVLVGEAMLENDLLKNNRYAAEEEEHKAAVQISTADLPIDMEKLYSLPYWGGDGRNHILLNLARRDLHSRRTNAFLHQNTMRAIVVQSAFERQQFRTNYDLVVPPILGPPGGDVWQECALMVPARRTYLLTFQGELRPLEKTVKPHPLDDFILDHLDEMSKGATQDQFLLQFQCIPATEQSDEDAFMDWALCGTDSSRKTILKESTFVLILPPLDKRITSTLMLARLYEALRSGAIPVILGADEVRLPYAETIDWRRLAVLLPKARITELHFLLRAVQDADLLQMRRQGRLIWERYLSSVQATVDTVIASLRDRLGIPPRPVPPVVAQSVFNNTFIPLKSDPPVGLDTEQEESLGPIEPPYPSPAYRRNYTILRMQSGEAWNDWADPFYMYPQLPFDPVLPAEAKFLGSHMGFRPIGKGSGGAGKEFSEALGGNYPREQFTIVILTYEREQVLMDSLGRLYGLPYLHKVVVVWNSPKPPLDDLRWPDIGVPVAVVRAPRNSLNNRFLPFDVIETEAVLSVDDDAHLRHDEILFGFRVWREHRDRVVGFPGRFLAWDLNSNRNWNYNSNYSCELSMVLTGAAFIHKYYMYLYTYHLPQAIRDKVDEYMNCEDIAMNFLISHITRKPPVKVTSRWTFRCPGCPVSLSEDDTHFQERHKCINFFVQVFGYTPLLNTQYRADSILFKTRIPHDKQKCFKYI